The sequence GTTGTCCGGTTAATTGTCCTGAAAGGATCTGGATTGGCAGATGTAGGAACAGAACTCGGTTATCTGGCTTTATTTGCTGTAGTTTTAAATAGTTTTGCCATTTGGAATTATAGAAAAACGAGCTAATAGAAAAATAATCTACGAGAAGGCTATGTGCCTATGCGGCCTAATAAAATTTTAACCACATAGGCACATGGATTTTTTCATATGGATACCGCTCCTTTATAAATAAAAAGATATTATTACAAAGCTTTTGTTACTTTTGGGGTTCAAATAATTTAGTTAAACGAAGCTCTAAATTCCAAGGGTGAAAAAGAGGTACGATTTTTAAATAAACGGTGAAAAGACTGTGGATGCTCAAATCCTAATTGATAAGCAATTTCTGAAACCGACATTTCCGTTGTGGAAAGTAGTTCTTTAGCTTTTTCAATCAAACGATTTTGAATATGTTGTTGCGTAGTCTGCCCTGTCTGCACCCGAAGCATATCACTGAGATAATTGGCACTCAGATTCAGTTTTTCCGCAACAAAGTGAACCGTAGGAATTCCATCAATGATCAGCTTATCATTTTTAAAACATTCATCCAAAAGGGTTTCCAGCTTTGAAAGCAGATCATTATTCACTTTTTTACGGGTTAAAAACTGTCGGTTATAAAAGCGATCACAATATTTTAATAACAAATCCAGGTTCGATACCAGCAGATCCTGTGTAAAAGAATCCATATTAGCATGAATCTCCTGGCTTATATTATCAATAATATCCATAATAGATTTTTCTTCTTTCTCAGCAAGAAACAGAGCTTCATTGGCGGTATAGGAGAAAAATCCATAGTCCTTAATTTTTGAAGCCAGAGGATAGCTTTGAAGAAAATCAGGATGTACAACCAATACAAAACCTTCCACTTCATTCAGAAGAACATCTTCAAATTGTAAGACCTGTTGTGGAGCGGTAAAATACATAATCCCTTCATCAAAATCATAATACTGCTGTCCATATTTAAATTTTCCACCGGCACAATCCTTTTTCAGCGCTACAGCATAAAAATCTGTTATTACAGCATTGAGAATCGTCTCTGATTTTAATTTCACATCATTAAAACTAAATACACTGATCAATGGATTTGATGGTTTTTTCAATCCCAGGGCCTGATGCATTGCATTGATTGATGAAATTTTTATGGGTGTTTTCATTACTGGTTTTCTAATTTATATTTTTTAAACCACATAGAGACATAGATTTTATAGGACGCTAATAATTCCATGAAAATACTTTTGACATTCTAAATATTTCAGCATTTTCTATGTACCTATGTGGTTTAAAGCTAAACTTCACTTACAATTTTAAGAATTACGCAAAGCATTAAAATATTCATTTACAAAAGTTTTTTGTCCTTCCTTAAATATGTTTGAACAGTGAAAATTAATGATTATTCCCTTGGGGCACCTTAATAGCTTCATATAAGTTAAAAGTTGTGCCTCAAAAATTGGTATTATTTCCTGTACTGATTTCAATTCTACAACAATACTATTCTCTACAAATAAATCACATCTAAAATCAACGTTCAAAGTTTTCCCCTTATAAATCACAGGCACCTTCATCTCTGTAAGAAAATTTATTTTTTTATATAAAAGTTCCTCTTTTAGACATTCATGGTAAACACTTTCCAATAATCCGCCACCCATAATCTTATGAACATCAATAGCACTCCCTATTATTTCATATGTCAAGTCATCTAAATATTTTTTTGTAATCATTATATCTGTGTTTTTTTTATTTTTTTAACCACATAGATACATAGGCTTTATAGGCTGTTAGAATTTCATAACAGCACTTTAAATACTAATATTTTAGTATTTTCTATGTGCCTATGTGGTTTAAAAACATAACTCATACTAAGTTACAATTTTATTATTTTCCTGAAAGCTGTTCACTTTTAATCTGGCTGATCCCTTGTTTATAAGTGGTCACCTGAAATTCAGGAAATCGCATTCTGAACTTTGAATCATCAAATATATTATCATGCTCATATCTTGGAAGCAGCTCTAATAATTCCTTTACTTTTGTATTAAATAAAGCTCCTATCTTAAAAACAAAATTAGATATTGCAGAATACTTCAAATCTTTGCCATAGATTCCGGAAGCTATTCTGATAAACTCGTTATAGGTGGGATGACTTTTATCTACAGGTAAATGCCAGGTTTGTCCATATGCATCCGGTGTATTTCCAATTAAAGCTGTTGCGCGGCTCGCATCTGGTGTCCAGATGAGACTTCTTTTTTTACTTGTACTCAATGGAACTTTCAGCTTTTTTCCTTCTTTGATATTATTAAAAACCAATGTATTGGTAATACTCTGCGTTTTTCCAGGCCCATAAAATTCAGGAGCGCGGCAGATTACTGCTTCCAGCTCACCGGATTCTATTTCTCTTAATACCATTTCCGCCATTTTCCGTCTTACTCGTCCTTTTCTTCCCACTGGATCAAATACTGTATTTTCATTCAAAACGCGGCCATCTTGTGGATACATATAGGTATTATCAAAAAACACCAGCTTTGTTCCGTTAATCTTGCAGGCATCAATTACATTTTGAAGAATTAATGGAAATTGTTTTTCCCAAAGATCTGAACTTATCGGAAGACCTAGTGTAAAGTAAGCGATCTCACTTCCTTTTACTGCTTCAATAGCTTTTTCACGAATAGATAAGTCTGCGGAAAATACCTCATCGGTATCATTTACTTTCTTTGCATCTCTGCTGACAATTCGGATATCTGAAGTAAAGTTTCTTTTTAATTCTCTTGCCAGCTCTTCGCCAATCTGTCCATTGGCTCCTAATATTGTTTGCATATTGTTTTATTTTTCTGATTATGATCTTCTGTTGTTTTGGTAGGACAAAGTTCAGAAAAGCGTAACAGATCTGAGTATCTGGATCAGGGGAAGTTGTAACAGAATCTCTGTTTTGAATAATTCTCTGGCTTTCAATTAATTTATACATTTTGACAAAATTTGTTTTTTTGTCAGAAATGTTTTAAATTTGTTATCGCAAAATCTAAACTTATGTTTTCATCCATACAAAATGAACAGGATCAACTTTCAGAACAGATACTTACAGCTGCCTCTGAACTTTACCTGAAGTATGGATTCAAAAAAGTAACGATGGATGATATTTCCAAGGCCATCGGAAAAAGCAGAACTTCTATTTATTATTATTTCAAAAACCGTGAAGAGGTCTTCCACGCTGTCTTGAATTCTTTAGTAAAAGAAGTCATTTTCGAAATCGGAAATGCAGTAGATCAACAGGAAACACTGGAAGAAAAAATAAGGGCATTCTGTCTGACAAAGATTAAAACATCTGAAAGCAAGACTCCTTTTTTTACAGCTGTAGAGGCTGGAATGAATGCTGAAGAAAAATCAAGACACTCTCAGGTCATGGAAGTTGTACACCAACATTTGATGGCTGGAGAAAAGATTATTCTTGAAAAAGCCATTTCCAAAAGTATTCATACAAAAGAAATCCGTCCTTTACCATCAGAGGAACTGGATACTATTATTTTTATTTTACAGAGCAGCATTCGAGGAATTAAACGTGAAATGCTTTTAAAAAATAGTTTTGACGGATTAAATACAACCGTAGAGGTCTTGACTGCTATGACTTTTAAATGGCTCGTATAAAATTTTTTATCCCAATTTTGACATTTTTACAATATATGTCAAATAGTTTATTTTAAATATGAAGAAATTAAGTAATATCAGTACGTTTAGAGCTTTTCAGAGTAATAATTATACTTTATATTTTTTTGGACGTTCTGTCTCTCAGCTTGGTACATGGATGCAGCGTACAGCGGTGGTTTGGGTGGTTTACAGTATGACCCATTCTGCATTTATGCTGGGGCTGACCATTTTCGCAGAACAGTTCCCTTCCTTTCTATTTTCTGCACTTGGAGGTGTAGCCGCAGACCGTTACAACCGATATAAAATCATTCAGATCACTCAGATTGCTTCCTTGATACAATCAGTTTTATTAGCTGTGTTGGTGATGACAGGCCATCAGAATGTATGGCCTATCTTAGGATTAAGTGTCTTACTTGGGATTATCAATGCTTATGATGTCCCTGCAAGACAATCTTTGATTAATGAAGTGGTACATGATCCGGCAGATCTGCAAAGTGCTCTTTCCTTAACGGCTGCTATGGCTAGTCTTGCAAAACTACTTGGACCAGCGTTATCAGGGATTATTTTACATCAGTTTGGAGCCGGAGTTTGTTTTATCTTAAATGCAGCAAGCTTTGCGGCCGTCATGATTTCTATTTCAATGATGAAAATTCCGAAGACAACACATATTCCCAATAAAGCAAAACAAGGTGTGCTTAAAGAACTTGTGGAGGGTTTTACCTATATTAAAAGAGAATCTTCTATCGGCTGGATTATCGTCATGCTCAGCATTACAGGATTATTTATTCTTCCTTATGATACGCTTATTCCTGTCTATGCCAAAGAAATTTTCAATGGGGATGCCCAGACATTCGGTTATATATCCAGCTTCATTGGTGCAGGAGCGGTATTGGGAACCATTATTTTAGCTTCTTTAAAGGAAACCGTTTCAATGAGAAGAATATTAATTGGAAGTACTCTTGTGTTAAGTGTTGGACTTATTGGCTTCTCCTACACCACCAATTTCATGCTCTCCATGTTCTTTGCAGCGGTTACCGGTTTTGGCGGTGTTGCTCAGTTTACGACCTGTAATATCATTGTACAATCTGAGGCCGCACCGGAAATGCGTTCCCGAGTGATCAGTATTTTGCTGACTGCGATATTTGGAATGCTGCCGCTAGGAAGCCTGCTGATTGGAATTATTTCTGAAAAAATAGGGGCTCCCAAAACACTACTTTTCGAAGGAATTGCAGGAGTGATTATCGCATTTTCATTTCGAAATATTTTAATTAAAAAGAAGAAAAAAAGTCCACCGGATCAACAACTTCTGGAGGAATCTGAAGAACTATTCATCAATAAAACATAATACTTTAAAAATGGAAAAAGTAAAAAAAGCATTACTGGTTATGGACATGCAGTCATCAATTCTAAGCTCATTACCTGACACAGCACTATTGATTTCTAATATGGCTCAGGCGATTAAAAATGCGCGTGAAAACCAAATTCCGGTCATCTACATTGTTGTAGGATTCCGACAGGGAATGCCTGAAGTAAGTAAAAACAACAAAGTTTTCTCAGCAATAAAACAGCAGATGGCTAACGTTAATATGCAGGAGTGGATGACTATTCATCCTGACCTTTCTCCCCAGGAACAGGATATTGTCATTACTAAAAAACGATTCAGTGCTTTTGCGGGAAGTGATCTCGAAGTTGTGCTCAGAAGTCATGATATAGAACATCTGGTACTGGCAGGAATATCAACCAGCGGTGTGGTTCTCTCCACTTTAAGAGAAGCTGCTGACAAAGATTATAAGCTAACGGTCATAGAAGATTGTTGTGCAGATGGCGATCTGGAGGTTCATCAGGTTTTGATGAATAAGGTATTTCCCAGACAGGCGGAGGTTGTTTCTTTACAGCAATGGACTTTATAAAAGACAAAAAACCTTGCTTTTGCAAGGTTTTTTTCATGTACGAGTATAAAAGCTGTTTATGATTTTTGCCATCTTACTATCTGAATACTTTTTAGATATTTAATTGAGAAAGAAGCTGTTGAGCCTTTATTTATTATTTTATTCAATCTAATGTCCAAAACCAAAATATACACTAAGACAAATGATTAATATGACAACAGTTGTGATTCCTACATATAATTTATCTTTTTCCAACGCAAAACTAATTAAAGATAGTATTACTCTTAAAAACGGGGTACAAAACAGGATCAATATGCCAATATAGATAATACTTGATCCATCAAGATTAACAGCTCCTGAAAAAATATCGCCAATAACTTTGAATATATTTTCCTCTTTTTCGGTAAAATGAGAATAATCTACTTTTTCAGTCGCATGGTTGGAAAGAAAAATCCCACCCCCGATAATTCCGATACATAAAACGGATCTTACACCGTACTTCAAGACATTTCCGACAAGATTTCTAATTGTTTTATCTGTGACTTCCATACTTTTAAATTTTTCCTTTAATTCCACTATAGATCATATTTGCCGCTAAAAAGAAGATGATAACTGCAAAAAAGGTTCTTAATTTTTTAGGATCTGTTGACATTAATATTTTGGAGCCGATAATCGCCCCTAAAAGAACACCAATCATCACTGGCAAACAGATATCAGGAACTATATAGCCTTTTTGGATATAAATAACACAACTTGCCAAGGCAGTAACTCCCATCATAAAGTTGCTTGTAGTGGTTGAAACTTTAAAAGGAATCTTCATAATAGTATCCATAGCAATTACTTTGAATGCCCCTGATCCAATTCCGAGCATTCCTGATAACATTCCTGCAAGCCCCATCATTCCAAATCCACCTACAACATTCTTAGTGCCATAATTAATTTTTTCTCCTCTATTGCTGGGGTAATCAGAAGGCAGCTTTAAAGAGATTGCAAGCGGGCTGGACTGTTCCACTACTTGCTCTTCTTTTTTTCTCAAAGAGTTTCCAGCTGAAAAAATAAGTGCAAGACCAAATAGTATGGCAATAAAAGAACTTGGCGCAGCACTGGAAATAAGTGCTCCGGCAACCGCTCCTGCAGTGGTTGCAATTTCCAGAAACATTCCTAAACGCATATTGGCAATTCCTTCTTTCACGTAGGCTGCAGCAGATCCTGATGAAGTAGCAATTACAGAAACCAATGCGGCACCAATGGCGTAATGGATATCAACACCTAATACTATCGATAATAAAGGAATGACTACAATTCCACCGCCTAAACCCGATAAGGAACCGATAATTCCGGCTGCTACCGAACCTAATAATACACAAATAGTAAATACTAGTACTGTCATAATTTTTTAAAATATATTTCAACTAACTTATAATCAATATACAAATTTTTAGCAACCCAGTCATCAAATAGCTATTTGCTAAACTTAAATCAACTAATATGAATAATTATTTTTTCTTTCCTTAAAGCATAATGAAATATGATAGAAAGTATTGTAAATGATAGAACTATACAGATCATAAAACCGTCAGCAATCATTATTGAAAAAGGTACTGAGCCTTTTTGTGGATACAACTGAGTAAAATTACTCTTTCAATGTTTTAATTTTAACATCACAAAGTTATGATCCCAATATTAGAGGGAGATTAGAGTTTGATTAGAATCAAATTACTGTTCTTTTTTGAGTGCGATTTTTATTTGATTCCTAATCCCTGAAAATCAAACAGCTTAACAAAATATACTGTTTAAACATAAGAAAACAAATAGCACCATTCGAAAATGGTGCTATGCTATATTTACAAAACTGCTTATTAATTCAACTCCTGATTCGCTTTCTGAACAAAATCATTCCATTGGGTATTCAGGGCTTCTACCGCTTGCTTTTTCTCATTTTTATTCAGGGAAGAATAATTAATAGAATTGAAAACCAGTTTTTTCAAAGCTTTTACATCCAATTCCCAATATACATAGGCCATCCAAAAATCGTAACTTAGTCCTTCATAGCCATATACGGCAGGGTCATCGCTATTAATAGAACATTGTACTCCATTGCTCAGTAAAACTCTTGCCGGATGATTTCTCATATCACTTACATATCCAAGGATTTGGTTACTGATCGGACTTACTTCCACTAATTTATTCTGTTTTTTAATTAGCTCCATAGATTTCGGGAAGTAGATCAGATTAAGACCATGCCCAATTCTCTGGTTGTTCAATAAAGTAATATCCAGTATATTTTTATTGAAAACGGAAGTGCTTTCCCCTGCATGAAGGAACAGAGGCATTTCTATTCCTGTTTTTTTTGTGATTTCGTTTAATTTTGTCCAGTTTTTCTGGTAGAAATTAATGCTGTTGCCCGCTGCTTCATCAGCAACAAGGTCAAAGCCGGAAATCATGTCCGGAAATTGCTTCTTTAATTTAAATGCGATTTCAAGTTGTTTTTCAATACTGTCGGAATCTAAAAATTTAAAACTTGAATAGATCAACTTCAGACTGAACTGAGGATTCGACTGATGCATTTGCTTTACAATATCCTGTAAATCTGTAATGGATTTTTCCAATGGATATTTTCCATGCTCAAAATCATACAATTCATCAAATACATATCTTATTTCAACATGCTGCACATGATCTTTGGCCAAATCCTGAAAGCCTTTTAAATAATATTCCTTGAAAAAAGGACGATAAGGCAATAACAAGTTGATGCGTTGGAAACGTTTTTCAAACTCAATCCAATAATCGGTATAGGAACATAGGTTATCCCTCTTCAAAAGCAGAAGATCGTGAAGCTTCTTTTCAAAACCGGCATCTGAACTTAGCTTTTGATCTAGATTAACAAATCCTTTTGGAACTTTCCCATTTTCAAAGAAGCCTAACTGACCGAAAATGTATTTATCATTGTCTTTTTGGTCATATACATAGCATTCTTTATATTTTCTAGCTGTCGTTATCAGCCATTCTGCATTAGCCAACCCACCACTGTGTGTGTGCAGCAATCCTCCTTTAGGCATTGTCTGAATAACTTTAAACAGCTTACTGGATTCTATCAATGGTTTTATTTCATTAAAAGAGAGGTTATATAAAGGAATATGCTGTTTTTCTGTTTCGGCAAGGAACTGCTTCCTGATCTGGAATAGTTTTTTGTCCAAAGCAGTCTCCGCATCAGATAATTTTACATCTGCATCAAAGGCCATTGCTGCATTTTCTGTATCCAGCAACGTCCATTTTTCCTGATAAGTGGATTTTTCAACCACTTTAGTTTGGGCTCCCAACAGAGGAAATCCCAACATTAATATATAGGTAAGGTATTTTCTCATAATAATAGTAACCTGTTACTGACAAAAATACTTTGCCAATACAGTATTCAAAAATATAATTATTTTTTTGGTAAAAGAATTTCAATCTGAAAAAAAACAAATGATAAACCTTTTAACGACACATTTTTCATTATCCTTTCCTAGCCCCGATAGAAACGGTTACCCCGCAACATGCTATGTCTTAGCCTCGGCGTGAGGAGTATGAGTGGATAGCGGGATAAAGCCCCCTAAAAAGAAATGGGATGCAAAATACACAAAAAGTCTACAAAAACAATAGACTTATAGTGTTAAATTTTATTCATCTCTTAAAATGAATTTTTTTTTAAAACCCTAAAACTCTACAAACTAAAATAATAAAACATTGTTTTACAACTACTTACATTATAAAAACAATTATTAAAAGTTTATCCTTTCAATTACCCTACTATATTAGTAGACTAATATGATTTTTCTCATATCCTTTTTTAACAAAGTTTTATGAATTATTAAATAATTTTGACCCAGTTAAAAAAAATAAAACTCTATTCTCATGAATAAGAATGACTTTAATTCTTACCTATACACTATCATGGCTGTAGTTTCTGAACAACATAAGGGTTGTACAGAGAATGGCCTTTCACAGCACAACATCACTTTTAAGAACATGTGCTTTGGATATATGATGTGTAAAATGATGATGCCATAACTCCCAAAGAAATATGCACATTATTGTAGGAATTAAAGCCCGATAAGCTCAAGGCCTATGTAATCCGGGTACACCTCCTCTATTTTAACATTTTCTTTCTGACACCTCCTTACCAAAGGGAGGCAGGGATTTATTTTTTCCTAATCGGGAAGATAAAACGTACTACAAATATTCAATTTTTTAAAACCTAAGATTAATATAATGAGAAAAAAACAATGCAAACTTGGTGTATTGGCCGTGCTCTTATTCGCAGAATATGGCTTTGCCCAAAAAAAAGACAGCCTTTCACAGGAGACTGCCATCAAAGAAGTGGTGGTAGTAGCCTTCGGAAAGCAAAAAAAGGAAGAAATTACAGGATCTGTACAGTCATTAAAGGCTAAAGATCTTGGTAATCTTCAAAACGGAAACGTTCTTCAGGGAATTGAAGGTAAAGTAGCAGGGGTACAAGTAATCTCTTCCGGACAACCCGGTTCCCAACCTACGATAAGAATGAGAGGAATTGGCTCTATTAACGCTTCCAGTGATCCTTTAATTGTATTGGACGGAATTCCTTACAGTGGCGACCTGAACAGTATTTCTTCAGCTGATATTGAGAGTATTTCTTTTCTGGAAGATGCGTCTTCCAACGCCTTATATGGTTCCAGAGGGGCCAATGGAGTTATTATCGTAAATACTAAAAGAGGTAAAAACAAGAAACTAAGTGTTGATCTTGATGTAAAGACCGGGGTTAACTTCAGATCTATTGAGGATTATTCGGTCTACACTTCACCGCAGGACTATTATACAGCGTACTATAACAGGGGAAGAATCGGAGAAATTGCAAGACAGAAGCAGCCGGGTGCCGTTCCCTCCACCACGACTCCCCATGCTGCAGGACTTTCAGGATTGAACGGGCTTGGATATAATGCTTACAATGTACCGTTTAGTCAACTGATTGCTCCGGACGGTTCTTTTAACCAAAATGCGAAGCTGCTGTATCAGGATAACTGGAAAAAACTTCTTTTCAGACCTGCTTTAAGAAGGGAAGCTACAGTTGGAATCAATGCCAGCGGTGACCAGGTAAAATCATATACGTCTTTAAACTATCTGGACGATAAGGGATATCTTATTTCGTCTGGTTTTGAAAGATTTGGGATCAGATCCAACGTAGACTACTCTATCACCCCAAAGTTAAGATTAACCACTGCGCTTTCTTATACTTACAGCAAGCAGAATTTCGGAGAAACGGGTGGATTTTCCAATCCGTTCCAGTTTGCGAGAAATATAGCTCCTTTCTACCCGGTTTTTCTTAGAAATGATCATTACCAGCAACTGTATGATAACCACGGAAATGCTTTGTATGATTATGGAGACGGACAGGGGCCAAACGGTGCTACAAGATCTTATGCTGTTTTTGAAAATCCGGTAGGAAATCTTCAGCAGGATAAATCTCAAAGGGTCAGCAATATCAGCAATATCAATCTGGGATTAAACTATGAAATCATCAAAGGCCTGGATTTCACTTACAGTTTTGGGGCTTATCTTGAAAATTTGAGAAACCTTCAGTTTGGAAATACATTTGGAGGAACTTCTTCCTCTGTAGGGGGCAATATTTCTCAAGAATCTATATTCAACTATACCCTGAATCATCAGCAATTGCTTACCTATCAAAAGAAATTCGATAAACATAACTTCAATATTCTTGTGGGTCATGAATTGAATAAAACAAAGAACGAAGGGTTTTCCGGAACGAAACAACAACTTTTATTACCTGAATCATGGGCTTTTGATAATGCCGTAAAAATCACAGATCTGTCTGGAAACGGATATGAATATGCGGTAGAAGGTTATTTCTCCAGATTATTATATAACTATGATGGTAAATATTTTTTTAATGCCAATGTACGTAGAGACGGTTCTTCAGTCTTCGCTCCGGAAAGCAGATGGGGTACATTTTATGGATTAGGAGCCGCATGGAATGTAGCCAAAGAAGACTTCCTTAAAGACAACAAGGTGATTAATGCATTGAAACTAAAGGTCTCTTATGGACAACAGGGAAATGACAATATCCTTCTGAACAGCACTACCAGAGATTATTATGCTTATCAGGACATCTATGGAATTAATGATTTTGGAGATGGAAAACCTGTACTTACTTTAAAAAAACAAGGAAACAGGGACTTAAAATGGGAAACTTCCAAAAACCTGAATGCCGGTTTTGAGCTCTCTCTACTCGACAATAAAGTGAATCTAAATGCTGATTACTTTGAGAGAAAGGTATCTGATATGATCTATACGCTTCCTTTAGCAATATCCAACTCAGGTTCGTATGTAAAGTATGGAAATATTGGAGACATGTACAACAAAGGGATACAGGCCAATATCAGTGTGGATATTCTCCGGACAGAAGATCTTCAGTGGAATTTTTATGCTAACGCTACTCATTATAAAAACAAGATCACCAAGTTACCGGAACAGCAAAGAGCTACAGGTCTGGTTTCAGGATTGTTTGTTCTTGCGGAAGGTGGTGACCGGTATACCTATTATTTGAAAGAATTTGCTGGAGTAAACCCTGAAAACGGAGATGCATTATGGTATAAAAACACCATAAACCCAACCACTCAGCAGGTAGAAAAAACGGTTACCAATAATTATAAAGAAGCCAGTGACTACAATACCGGAAAATCAGCAATTCCAAAGGTATATGGTGGATTTGGAACGGATATTACCTATAAAAGAGTAAATCTTTCTGTTAATTTCGCTTATCAGTTTGGCGGATACGGATATGATGACATCTACAGATCTTTATTCCATTCTGACACTTACGGCTCTAACTACACTACTGATCTTGATAAAACATGGACTCCGGAAAACCCGACGGCAGCCCTGCCACGTGTAGACCTGACTTCTACCAACCAGAACGGGCATTCTACGTTGTACCTGGTTAAGT is a genomic window of Chryseobacterium nakagawai containing:
- a CDS encoding GxxExxY protein, with amino-acid sequence MITKKYLDDLTYEIIGSAIDVHKIMGGGLLESVYHECLKEELLYKKINFLTEMKVPVIYKGKTLNVDFRCDLFVENSIVVELKSVQEIIPIFEAQLLTYMKLLRCPKGIIINFHCSNIFKEGQKTFVNEYFNALRNS
- a CDS encoding MFS transporter; translation: MKKLSNISTFRAFQSNNYTLYFFGRSVSQLGTWMQRTAVVWVVYSMTHSAFMLGLTIFAEQFPSFLFSALGGVAADRYNRYKIIQITQIASLIQSVLLAVLVMTGHQNVWPILGLSVLLGIINAYDVPARQSLINEVVHDPADLQSALSLTAAMASLAKLLGPALSGIILHQFGAGVCFILNAASFAAVMISISMMKIPKTTHIPNKAKQGVLKELVEGFTYIKRESSIGWIIVMLSITGLFILPYDTLIPVYAKEIFNGDAQTFGYISSFIGAGAVLGTIILASLKETVSMRRILIGSTLVLSVGLIGFSYTTNFMLSMFFAAVTGFGGVAQFTTCNIIVQSEAAPEMRSRVISILLTAIFGMLPLGSLLIGIISEKIGAPKTLLFEGIAGVIIAFSFRNILIKKKKKSPPDQQLLEESEELFINKT
- a CDS encoding NAD-dependent epimerase/dehydratase family protein translates to MQTILGANGQIGEELARELKRNFTSDIRIVSRDAKKVNDTDEVFSADLSIREKAIEAVKGSEIAYFTLGLPISSDLWEKQFPLILQNVIDACKINGTKLVFFDNTYMYPQDGRVLNENTVFDPVGRKGRVRRKMAEMVLREIESGELEAVICRAPEFYGPGKTQSITNTLVFNNIKEGKKLKVPLSTSKKRSLIWTPDASRATALIGNTPDAYGQTWHLPVDKSHPTYNEFIRIASGIYGKDLKYSAISNFVFKIGALFNTKVKELLELLPRYEHDNIFDDSKFRMRFPEFQVTTYKQGISQIKSEQLSGK
- a CDS encoding helix-turn-helix domain-containing protein, producing the protein MKTPIKISSINAMHQALGLKKPSNPLISVFSFNDVKLKSETILNAVITDFYAVALKKDCAGGKFKYGQQYYDFDEGIMYFTAPQQVLQFEDVLLNEVEGFVLVVHPDFLQSYPLASKIKDYGFFSYTANEALFLAEKEEKSIMDIIDNISQEIHANMDSFTQDLLVSNLDLLLKYCDRFYNRQFLTRKKVNNDLLSKLETLLDECFKNDKLIIDGIPTVHFVAEKLNLSANYLSDMLRVQTGQTTQQHIQNRLIEKAKELLSTTEMSVSEIAYQLGFEHPQSFHRLFKNRTSFSPLEFRASFN
- a CDS encoding TetR/AcrR family transcriptional regulator — protein: MFSSIQNEQDQLSEQILTAASELYLKYGFKKVTMDDISKAIGKSRTSIYYYFKNREEVFHAVLNSLVKEVIFEIGNAVDQQETLEEKIRAFCLTKIKTSESKTPFFTAVEAGMNAEEKSRHSQVMEVVHQHLMAGEKIILEKAISKSIHTKEIRPLPSEELDTIIFILQSSIRGIKREMLLKNSFDGLNTTVEVLTAMTFKWLV
- a CDS encoding amidohydrolase family protein — encoded protein: MRKYLTYILMLGFPLLGAQTKVVEKSTYQEKWTLLDTENAAMAFDADVKLSDAETALDKKLFQIRKQFLAETEKQHIPLYNLSFNEIKPLIESSKLFKVIQTMPKGGLLHTHSGGLANAEWLITTARKYKECYVYDQKDNDKYIFGQLGFFENGKVPKGFVNLDQKLSSDAGFEKKLHDLLLLKRDNLCSYTDYWIEFEKRFQRINLLLPYRPFFKEYYLKGFQDLAKDHVQHVEIRYVFDELYDFEHGKYPLEKSITDLQDIVKQMHQSNPQFSLKLIYSSFKFLDSDSIEKQLEIAFKLKKQFPDMISGFDLVADEAAGNSINFYQKNWTKLNEITKKTGIEMPLFLHAGESTSVFNKNILDITLLNNQRIGHGLNLIYFPKSMELIKKQNKLVEVSPISNQILGYVSDMRNHPARVLLSNGVQCSINSDDPAVYGYEGLSYDFWMAYVYWELDVKALKKLVFNSINYSSLNKNEKKQAVEALNTQWNDFVQKANQELN
- a CDS encoding sulfite exporter TauE/SafE family protein, encoding MTVLVFTICVLLGSVAAGIIGSLSGLGGGIVVIPLLSIVLGVDIHYAIGAALVSVIATSSGSAAAYVKEGIANMRLGMFLEIATTAGAVAGALISSAAPSSFIAILFGLALIFSAGNSLRKKEEQVVEQSSPLAISLKLPSDYPSNRGEKINYGTKNVVGGFGMMGLAGMLSGMLGIGSGAFKVIAMDTIMKIPFKVSTTTSNFMMGVTALASCVIYIQKGYIVPDICLPVMIGVLLGAIIGSKILMSTDPKKLRTFFAVIIFFLAANMIYSGIKGKI
- a CDS encoding cysteine hydrolase family protein gives rise to the protein MEKVKKALLVMDMQSSILSSLPDTALLISNMAQAIKNARENQIPVIYIVVGFRQGMPEVSKNNKVFSAIKQQMANVNMQEWMTIHPDLSPQEQDIVITKKRFSAFAGSDLEVVLRSHDIEHLVLAGISTSGVVLSTLREAADKDYKLTVIEDCCADGDLEVHQVLMNKVFPRQAEVVSLQQWTL
- a CDS encoding DUF1634 domain-containing protein; the protein is MELKEKFKSMEVTDKTIRNLVGNVLKYGVRSVLCIGIIGGGIFLSNHATEKVDYSHFTEKEENIFKVIGDIFSGAVNLDGSSIIYIGILILFCTPFLRVILSLISFALEKDKLYVGITTVVILIICLSVYFGFGH